A genomic segment from Sceloporus undulatus isolate JIND9_A2432 ecotype Alabama unplaced genomic scaffold, SceUnd_v1.1 scaffold_16, whole genome shotgun sequence encodes:
- the LOC121917357 gene encoding cannabinoid receptor 1, translated as MKSVLDGLADTTFRTITTDLLYMGSNDIQYEDLKSDMASKLGYYPQKFPLSSFRGDFRPKMTAGEDAVLGVHPADQINLTDFYNKTLSTFKENEENIQCGDNFMDMECFMILNPSQQLAIAVLSLTLGTFTVLENLLVLVVILQSRSLRCRPSYHFISSLAVADLLGSVIFVYSFVDFHVFHRKDSPNVFLFKLGGVTASFTASVGSLFLTAIDRYISIHRPLSYKRIVTRSKAVVAFCVMWTIAIVIAVLPLLGWNCKKLNSVCSDIFPLIDENYLLFWIGVTTVLLLFIVYAYMYILWKAHSHAVRMLQRGTQKSMIIHTSEDGKVQQVPRPDQTRMDIRLAKTLVLILVVLIICWGPLLAIMLYDVFGKMNKLVKTIFAFCSMLCLLNSTVNPIIYALRSQDLRHAFRSMFPPCAGTAQPLDNSLESDCQHRHANNPGNVHKAAERCIKNTVKIAKVTMSVSSDTTAEAL; from the coding sequence ATGAAGTCAGTCTTAGATGGCCTCGCAGATACGACCTTCAGAACAATTACAACAGATCTTCTTTACATGGGTTCTAACGATATACAGTACGAAGATTTGAAAAGCGACATGGCATCCAAGTTAGGATACTACCCACAGAAGTTCCCTCTGTCTTCTTTTCGAGGTGATTTCCGACCAAAAATGACTGCAGGAGAAGATGCTGTTTTGGGCGTGCACCCAGCAGATCAGATAAATCTTACAGATTTTTACAACAAGACCTTGTCCACATTCAAGGAGAATGAGGAGAATATACAGTGTGGAGATAACttcatggatatggagtgctTTATGATTCTGAACCCTAGCCAGCAGCTGGCCATTGCAGTACTCTCCCTTACCCTAGGCACCTTCACTGTTCTGGAAAATCTTCTGGTCTTGGTTGTCATCTTGCAGTCCCGAAGCCTTCGCTGTAGGCCTTCCTATCATTTCATCAGCAGCCTGGCAGTAGCTGACCTCCTTGGCAGTGTAATCTTTGTTTACAGTTTTGTTGACTTCCATGTTTTCCATCGAAAAGACAGTCCCAATGTTTTCTTATTCAAATTAGGTGGAGTTACAGCCTCATTCACAGCCTCTGTTGGCAGCCTTTTCCTCACTGCAATAGACAGGTACATATCTATACATAGGCCATTATCTTACAAAAGGATCGTTACCCGATCAAAGGCAGTTGTAGCATTCTGTGTAATGTGGACCATTGCTATTGTCATAGCTGTCCTCCCTCTGCTTGGTTGGAACTGCAAAAAGCTCAATTCTGTTTGTTCTGACATATTTCCACTAATTGACGAGAACTATCTGTTGTTCTGGATTGGTGTCACCACTGTACTCttgctttttattgtttatgCTTATATGTACATACTCTGGAAAGCTCATAGCCATGCTGTTAGGATGCTTCAGCGTGGCACTCAAAAGAGCATGATCATTCATACTTCAGAAGATGGTAAAGTGCAACAGGTTCCCAGGCCTGACCAAACACGTATGGACATCAGGTTAGCCAAAACCTTAGTCCTCAttcttgtggttttgattatctGCTGGGGTCCTCTGCTTGCAATCATGCTCTACGATGTCTTTGGGAAGATGAACAAGCTTGTCAAGACTATCTTTGCCTTCTGCAGTATGCTGTGTCTACTGAATTCCACAGTGAATCCCATTATCTATGCTCTCAGGAGCCAGGACCTGAGACATGCTTTCAGGAGCATGTTTCCACCATGTGCAGGGACAGCACAGCCACTTGACAACAGCTTGGAGTCTGACTGCCAGCACAGACATGCTAACAATCCAGGTAATGTCCACAAGGCTGCTGAAAGGTgtattaaaaacacagttaagATTGCCAAAGTGACCATGTCTGTTTCCTCAGACACAACTGCAGAGGCACTGTAA